In the genome of Massilia sp. PAMC28688, one region contains:
- the dhbA gene encoding 2,3-dihydro-2,3-dihydroxybenzoate dehydrogenase: MEFAGKVAIVSGAAQGIGAQVAQSLAAQGARVAALDIQAVEPPPGGIALVVDVADSSAVDGAVVRIEQELGPVDILVNVAGILHLGAALEMSDADWDRTFAVNAGGVFRLCRAVGERMVPRRSGVIVTVASNASSVPRQLMAAYAASKAASTQFTRCLGLELAPFGIRCNVVSPGSTDTAMQRQLWSSPDGEQQVIAGSPHSFRLGIPLGRIASSQDVADAVCFLASQRARHITMHDLRVDGGATLGS, from the coding sequence ATGGAATTTGCAGGAAAGGTGGCGATCGTGAGCGGCGCCGCCCAGGGCATCGGTGCGCAGGTCGCGCAATCGCTGGCCGCACAGGGTGCGCGGGTAGCGGCACTCGACATCCAGGCAGTGGAGCCGCCGCCCGGCGGCATCGCCCTGGTGGTGGACGTGGCCGACAGCAGCGCCGTCGATGGCGCGGTGGTGCGCATCGAGCAGGAGCTGGGACCGGTGGACATCCTCGTCAACGTGGCGGGCATCCTGCACCTGGGCGCGGCGCTGGAGATGAGCGACGCCGACTGGGACCGCACCTTTGCCGTGAACGCGGGCGGTGTGTTTCGCCTGTGCCGCGCGGTGGGCGAGCGCATGGTGCCGCGCCGCAGCGGCGTGATCGTCACGGTGGCATCGAACGCATCCAGCGTGCCACGCCAGCTGATGGCCGCTTACGCCGCGTCAAAGGCCGCATCGACCCAGTTCACCCGCTGCCTCGGCCTGGAGCTGGCGCCATTTGGCATCCGCTGCAATGTGGTCTCGCCCGGTTCCACCGATACCGCGATGCAGCGCCAGCTCTGGAGCAGTCCGGACGGCGAGCAGCAGGTCATCGCCGGCTCGCCGCACAGCTTCCGGCTTGGCATACCGCTGGGACGCATCGCCAGTTCCCAGGATGTGGCGGACGCCGTATGCTTCCTGGCGTCGCAGCGTGCGCGCCACATCACCATGCACGACCTGCGGGTGGACGGTGGTGCCACCCTGGGCAGTTAG
- a CDS encoding iron ABC transporter permease, with the protein MRTLLAFALLSLGAASMLLGPGGSLAGENGDLLLALRTPRTVAAVVAGAALGAAGLLMQTMTRNELAEPGLLGVNAGAAFGVVTGIAWAGAAAGPGYLLWSFLGAAVGSACVLSIAHLRTPGPLRLVLAGLALSASFHGASSAILLSEPSGYDQYRFWVLGSLAGVTADMVRWSAMTVLPAMAAAWLLARPLSALLLGEDGARTLGHRPALLYLGIGLVTTLLTASAVALAGPIAFLGLLAPHLARGAATLPARLAWSAALGAALLLLADLGARMVAQPFETPLSVLTALFGAPLLIWMARRRLA; encoded by the coding sequence ATGAGGACGCTGCTCGCTTTCGCGCTGCTGTCCCTTGGCGCGGCATCGATGCTGCTCGGGCCCGGCGGTTCGCTGGCAGGGGAAAACGGAGACCTGCTGCTTGCGCTACGCACGCCCCGCACCGTCGCGGCGGTGGTGGCCGGTGCCGCCCTCGGTGCGGCCGGACTGCTGATGCAGACGATGACCCGCAACGAACTGGCCGAGCCGGGTCTGCTGGGCGTGAATGCCGGCGCCGCGTTCGGCGTCGTGACAGGCATTGCCTGGGCCGGGGCCGCGGCCGGCCCGGGCTACCTGCTCTGGTCGTTCCTGGGTGCGGCCGTCGGCAGTGCCTGCGTCCTGTCCATCGCCCACCTGCGCACGCCCGGCCCCCTGCGGCTGGTGCTCGCCGGCCTGGCCCTGAGCGCATCCTTCCACGGTGCCAGTTCTGCCATCCTGCTCAGCGAGCCGTCCGGTTACGACCAGTATCGATTCTGGGTACTCGGGTCCCTGGCCGGCGTGACGGCCGACATGGTGCGCTGGTCGGCCATGACGGTGCTGCCCGCAATGGCCGCGGCATGGCTGCTGGCGCGCCCGCTCTCGGCCCTGCTGCTTGGCGAAGACGGCGCACGCACGCTTGGGCACAGGCCGGCCCTGCTGTACCTGGGAATCGGCCTGGTCACCACCCTGCTGACCGCCAGTGCAGTCGCGCTGGCCGGCCCAATCGCCTTCCTTGGCCTGCTGGCGCCGCACCTGGCGCGCGGCGCGGCTACCCTTCCCGCCCGCCTCGCATGGTCGGCAGCGCTGGGCGCGGCCCTGTTGCTGCTGGCCGACCTTGGCGCGCGCATGGTGGCCCAGCCTTTCGAAACCCCTCTGAGCGTGCTGACCGCATTGTTTGGCGCACCACTGCTGATCTGGATGGCGCGGCGGAGGCTTGCATGA
- a CDS encoding siderophore-interacting protein: MTTTPKRTPPRMLRVRRTEQLSPLMRRVVLSGPELDGFPEQCAGGHIKLLLPRPGQTEPVLPTLGPDGPVWPPANVRPIARTYTVSAYDSARGELSVDFVLHEEPGPASSWALRARTGDAIGIAGPGGPRRFDPHASHFLLFGDPSALPVIAAVLASLPVTATGNAFVEVPDAGEIRILHCPPHIRLHWLVRGKVRPGASTRLLDAARKLGWPAGAISVTLAGESHQVIALREHLLHERGLDPVALYAVPYWKDQHTEEAYHAERHRIMDRFEEEDNMEARA; encoded by the coding sequence ATGACAACCACACCGAAACGAACGCCGCCGCGCATGCTGCGCGTGCGGCGCACCGAGCAATTGAGCCCATTGATGCGGCGGGTGGTCCTCTCCGGACCCGAACTTGATGGATTTCCCGAGCAGTGCGCAGGCGGCCATATCAAGCTGCTGCTGCCGCGCCCCGGACAGACCGAACCCGTGCTGCCCACCCTGGGGCCGGACGGACCGGTATGGCCGCCGGCGAATGTGCGGCCAATCGCACGCACCTACACCGTGAGCGCGTACGACAGCGCGCGCGGCGAACTGAGTGTCGATTTTGTGCTGCACGAGGAGCCGGGGCCGGCGTCAAGCTGGGCCCTGCGCGCCAGGACCGGCGACGCGATCGGTATTGCCGGCCCGGGCGGACCGCGCCGCTTTGACCCGCACGCGTCACATTTCCTGCTGTTTGGGGACCCCAGCGCACTGCCGGTGATTGCCGCAGTGCTGGCCAGCCTGCCTGTCACGGCCACCGGCAACGCCTTTGTTGAAGTGCCCGATGCCGGCGAAATCCGGATTCTGCACTGCCCGCCACATATCCGCCTGCATTGGCTGGTGCGCGGCAAGGTGCGGCCGGGCGCCAGCACGCGCCTGCTCGACGCCGCGCGCAAGCTTGGCTGGCCGGCAGGCGCGATATCGGTCACGCTGGCCGGCGAGAGCCACCAGGTCATTGCGCTGCGCGAGCATCTGCTGCACGAACGTGGCCTGGACCCGGTAGCGCTATACGCTGTCCCGTACTGGAAGGACCAGCACACCGAGGAGGCCTATCACGCGGAGCGGCACCGCATCATGGATCGCTTTGAAGAGGAAGACAATATGGAGGCGCGGGCATGA
- a CDS encoding iron chelate uptake ABC transporter family permease subunit translates to MMLLARVDGSLYALRARRWSLLVALRPLKVAAALLATLVLTCLLALGAGQGWVGPSQVAAALAGAAPAGVHMLVLELRLPRIAAGVAAGCALGLAGALVQAACRNRLATPDALGVADGATLGVFAGLILAGTGLMGPWWSGPAGAAVALALLLCAARIGANIQALLVIGIGVASLLRAVTEMLLSRQELMHASALYSWSVGSLTGRGYDAALPLALALLVLSAPALLVVRRLDLLRLGSDLACMLDAQVPRLQWLALALACMLAGLAVGACGPVAFVALAAPFVASRLAGAGRVAAGSAMLAGAVLVTGADTLGRIALDGAELPAGVVSNLLGGPFMLWLLLSPDAGESH, encoded by the coding sequence ATGATGCTGCTCGCCCGTGTTGACGGCAGCCTGTACGCCTTGCGCGCCAGGCGCTGGTCACTGCTGGTGGCACTGCGCCCACTCAAGGTGGCTGCGGCACTGCTGGCAACCCTGGTGTTGACCTGCCTGCTGGCCCTGGGCGCAGGACAGGGCTGGGTGGGCCCATCGCAGGTGGCGGCAGCACTGGCCGGCGCCGCGCCGGCCGGGGTGCATATGCTGGTACTCGAACTGCGCCTGCCGCGCATTGCTGCCGGCGTGGCAGCAGGGTGCGCGCTGGGCCTGGCCGGGGCGCTGGTACAAGCCGCATGCCGCAACCGCCTCGCCACGCCCGATGCCCTGGGCGTGGCCGACGGCGCCACCCTCGGCGTGTTCGCAGGCCTGATCCTGGCCGGAACGGGGTTGATGGGACCATGGTGGAGCGGTCCCGCAGGCGCGGCGGTGGCGCTCGCCCTGCTGCTTTGCGCAGCGCGCATCGGCGCCAACATCCAGGCACTGCTTGTCATTGGAATTGGCGTGGCAAGCCTGCTGCGCGCCGTCACCGAAATGCTGCTCTCGCGTCAGGAACTGATGCATGCGAGCGCGCTGTACTCATGGAGCGTAGGCAGCCTGACCGGACGCGGCTACGATGCGGCCCTGCCACTGGCGCTGGCGCTGCTGGTGCTGTCCGCTCCGGCCCTGCTGGTGGTGCGCAGGCTCGACCTGCTGCGTCTCGGCTCCGACCTGGCCTGCATGCTGGACGCGCAGGTACCGCGCCTCCAGTGGCTGGCACTGGCGCTGGCCTGCATGCTGGCCGGCCTCGCGGTGGGCGCATGCGGTCCGGTGGCGTTCGTGGCGCTGGCCGCGCCATTTGTCGCCAGCCGCCTGGCCGGCGCCGGCCGCGTGGCCGCGGGCAGCGCCATGCTGGCCGGCGCGGTGCTGGTGACCGGTGCCGACACGCTTGGCAGGATCGCGCTCGATGGTGCCGAGCTGCCCGCTGGCGTCGTCTCCAATCTGCTGGGAGGCCCCTTCATGTTATGGCTGCTGTTAAGCCCAGACGCGGGAGAATCGCATTGA
- a CDS encoding aldehyde dehydrogenase gives MDGKQWHEEAQAITIDGRAVINGERVAACSGEQFDNISPIDGRTLGTTARCGLADVDAAVAAARAAFEDRRWAGQAPAQRKRTMIKFADAIMAHKDELALLETLDMGKPIKYSRSVDVPAAANCIRWYGEAIDKIYDEIAPTGDDSLAMITREPVGVVAAIVPWNYPMIMAAWKIAPALAAGNSVVLKPSEKSPLTALRLAEIALEAGIPPGVFNVVPGYGHEAGAALALHMDVDCIGFTGSTKVGKQIMQMAGQSNLKRAWTELGGKSANIVCADCPDIDAAVSAAIGAIYFNQGESCNAPSRLFVEESIKDAFMEKALPMMARYAPGDPLDEATIMGAIVDATQMKTVMGYIEQGKQAGARLLFGGAAARIDTGGFYVAPTLFDQVDSSMTIASEEIFGPVLSVLSFTDIDDAVRQANGTPYGLQAAVWTRDISKAIQTARALRAGTVHVNQYDGDDITVPFGGYKQSGNGRDKSLHAFDKYTELKTTWIQIG, from the coding sequence ATGGATGGCAAGCAATGGCACGAAGAGGCGCAGGCGATTACGATTGACGGGCGCGCAGTCATCAATGGCGAGCGTGTCGCCGCATGCTCTGGTGAGCAATTCGACAATATTTCACCTATCGATGGGCGCACGCTGGGTACGACCGCGCGCTGCGGCCTGGCTGATGTCGACGCGGCCGTGGCCGCCGCCCGCGCCGCCTTTGAGGACCGGCGCTGGGCCGGCCAGGCACCGGCCCAGCGCAAGCGCACCATGATCAAGTTCGCCGACGCCATAATGGCGCACAAGGACGAACTGGCACTGCTTGAAACGCTGGATATGGGCAAGCCGATCAAGTACAGCCGCAGCGTGGATGTGCCGGCCGCCGCCAACTGCATCCGCTGGTATGGCGAGGCGATCGACAAGATCTACGATGAAATCGCGCCCACGGGCGATGACAGCCTGGCCATGATCACGCGCGAGCCGGTGGGCGTGGTTGCCGCCATCGTCCCGTGGAACTACCCCATGATCATGGCCGCCTGGAAGATCGCCCCGGCGCTGGCGGCGGGCAACAGCGTGGTGCTCAAGCCGTCCGAAAAGTCGCCCCTGACCGCACTGCGCCTGGCCGAAATCGCGCTCGAGGCGGGCATTCCGCCGGGCGTGTTCAACGTGGTGCCCGGCTACGGCCACGAGGCCGGCGCGGCCCTGGCGCTGCACATGGATGTGGACTGCATCGGCTTTACCGGCTCGACCAAGGTCGGAAAGCAGATCATGCAGATGGCCGGCCAGTCCAACCTTAAGCGCGCCTGGACTGAACTGGGCGGCAAGTCGGCCAACATTGTCTGCGCCGACTGTCCGGACATCGACGCCGCCGTCAGCGCGGCCATCGGCGCCATTTACTTCAACCAGGGCGAAAGCTGCAATGCCCCGTCGCGCCTGTTCGTGGAGGAGTCGATCAAGGACGCATTCATGGAAAAGGCGCTGCCGATGATGGCGCGCTATGCACCGGGCGACCCGCTGGACGAAGCGACCATCATGGGCGCCATTGTCGATGCCACGCAGATGAAAACCGTGATGGGCTATATCGAGCAGGGCAAGCAGGCCGGTGCCCGGCTCCTGTTTGGCGGCGCCGCGGCGCGCATTGATACCGGTGGCTTCTACGTGGCGCCAACCCTGTTCGACCAGGTGGACAGCTCCATGACGATTGCGTCGGAAGAGATTTTTGGCCCGGTGCTGTCGGTGCTCAGTTTTACCGACATCGATGACGCCGTGCGCCAGGCCAACGGCACGCCGTACGGGCTGCAGGCCGCGGTATGGACGCGCGACATCAGCAAGGCCATTCAGACCGCGCGCGCGCTGCGGGCGGGCACGGTGCATGTCAACCAGTACGACGGCGACGACATCACGGTGCCGTTTGGCGGCTACAAGCAGTCCGGCAATGGCCGCGACAAGTCGCTGCATGCCTTTGACAAGTACACCGAGCTCAAGACTACCTGGATCCAGATTGGCTGA
- a CDS encoding ABC transporter substrate-binding protein, with protein MKTLRLFIFALLMQAGTALAAERIITDAAGRQVSVPSAPRRVLAMSELDLDALLALGVKPAGATRGRGQQAMPRYLGKAAAAIPSVGNFASPVPELALALQPDLILAGGIPDPALLARLSRIAPTVVTYRPGDHWQGAFRRVAGAVGKSTQGDAVLAGYQRRAAALRARLQGQTSASVSVVRWNPQGPAYMLRDSFASLVLADLQLRRPASQQQPGAAHSPPLSMESLSLIDGDWLFVGTLDGAGAASRAMQAAAVNPAFGRLGAVKQGHMRAVDGSLWTGPGGPLAANAILADIEKAMLQP; from the coding sequence ATGAAGACGCTGCGATTGTTTATCTTTGCGCTGTTGATGCAGGCCGGCACGGCACTGGCGGCAGAGCGCATCATCACCGACGCTGCCGGCCGCCAGGTCAGCGTGCCGTCAGCGCCGCGCAGGGTGCTGGCCATGTCGGAGCTGGACCTGGATGCTTTGCTGGCCCTTGGCGTGAAGCCGGCGGGCGCCACCCGCGGGCGCGGGCAGCAGGCCATGCCGCGCTACCTGGGCAAGGCTGCAGCCGCCATCCCAAGCGTCGGCAATTTTGCCAGTCCGGTTCCGGAGCTGGCGCTGGCCCTGCAGCCCGACCTGATTCTGGCGGGCGGCATTCCCGATCCTGCGCTGCTGGCGCGGCTGTCCAGGATCGCGCCTACGGTGGTGACCTACCGGCCGGGCGACCACTGGCAGGGCGCCTTCAGGCGCGTGGCCGGTGCCGTGGGCAAAAGCACCCAGGGCGACGCGGTGCTGGCCGGCTACCAGCGCCGTGCAGCGGCGCTGCGCGCACGGCTGCAAGGTCAGACCTCCGCATCGGTCAGCGTGGTGCGCTGGAACCCGCAAGGCCCGGCCTACATGCTGCGTGACTCCTTTGCCAGCCTGGTGCTGGCTGACTTGCAGCTGCGCCGCCCGGCCAGCCAGCAACAGCCGGGAGCAGCGCATTCGCCGCCCCTGAGCATGGAGTCACTCTCCCTGATCGATGGCGACTGGCTGTTCGTGGGCACGCTCGATGGCGCAGGTGCGGCCAGTCGCGCCATGCAGGCTGCCGCCGTCAATCCTGCATTCGGGCGCCTGGGCGCTGTGAAGCAAGGGCACATGCGCGCGGTCGACGGCAGCCTGTGGACAGGGCCTGGCGGGCCGCTCGCGGCCAATGCCATCCTTGCCGATATTGAAAAGGCGATGCTGCAGCCATGA
- a CDS encoding aspartate aminotransferase family protein, with translation MPPQSLAPAAAVLASVKNAVNEVYDTAALRRQDAAHYMHPFTDHAALAEKGVRVMVRGDGIYLWDSEGNKILDGMSGLWCVNVGYGRTSISNAVYRQMETLPFYNSFFNTTNIPAVQLASLLVELSPPQFNHVFFTGSGSEANDTNVRMVRRYWDLLGYKGRHTIISRYNAYHGSTVAGSALGGMEGMHEQAGTMPGIEHIGQPNYFESGMGLSENEFGIVAAGWLEKKILEVGPDKVAAFIGEPVQGAGGVIIPPVTYWPEIQRICDKYGILLIADEVICGFGRLGTWFASELMGIKPDLITFAKGVTSGYVPLGGVLVGDRVAKVLTEKGGDFNHGFTYSGHPVACAAALENLRIIRDEKLVEQVAMKTGPYLKAKFAGLSDHPLVGFTNSSGFVAGLNLVRKKAANVHECELFEPSQGVGMICRGHMFSNGMIMRAVGDRMIIAPPLIMSCEQIDEMIAKIRFCLDATLADLRQRGWV, from the coding sequence ATGCCACCCCAATCACTGGCCCCAGCAGCAGCGGTCCTGGCCTCCGTCAAGAACGCCGTCAACGAAGTGTATGACACCGCGGCGCTGCGGCGCCAGGACGCGGCCCACTACATGCACCCGTTTACCGATCACGCCGCGCTGGCCGAAAAAGGTGTGCGCGTTATGGTGCGCGGTGACGGCATCTACCTGTGGGATTCGGAGGGCAACAAGATCCTGGACGGGATGTCGGGCCTGTGGTGCGTCAATGTCGGCTATGGCCGTACCAGCATTTCGAATGCTGTCTACCGGCAGATGGAAACGCTGCCGTTCTATAACAGCTTTTTCAACACCACCAATATCCCGGCGGTGCAGCTGGCGTCACTGCTGGTGGAACTGTCGCCGCCGCAGTTCAATCACGTGTTCTTCACCGGCTCCGGGTCGGAGGCCAACGACACCAACGTACGCATGGTGCGCCGCTACTGGGACCTGTTGGGCTACAAGGGCCGTCACACCATCATCAGCCGCTACAACGCCTACCATGGCAGCACCGTGGCCGGGTCGGCCCTGGGCGGCATGGAAGGCATGCACGAGCAGGCCGGCACCATGCCGGGCATCGAGCATATCGGCCAGCCGAATTATTTTGAGTCCGGCATGGGCCTGAGCGAAAACGAATTCGGCATCGTCGCCGCCGGCTGGCTGGAAAAGAAAATCCTGGAAGTCGGTCCCGACAAGGTGGCCGCCTTCATCGGCGAACCGGTGCAGGGCGCCGGCGGCGTGATCATCCCGCCGGTGACCTACTGGCCCGAAATCCAGCGTATCTGCGACAAGTACGGCATCCTGCTCATTGCCGATGAAGTCATTTGCGGTTTTGGACGCCTGGGTACCTGGTTTGCGTCGGAGCTGATGGGCATCAAGCCGGACCTGATCACCTTTGCCAAGGGCGTCACCTCCGGCTACGTGCCGCTGGGCGGGGTGCTGGTGGGCGACCGCGTGGCCAAGGTGCTGACTGAAAAAGGCGGCGACTTCAATCATGGCTTTACCTATTCAGGCCACCCCGTGGCTTGCGCCGCGGCCCTTGAAAACCTGCGCATCATCCGCGACGAAAAGCTGGTGGAGCAGGTGGCCATGAAAACAGGCCCCTACCTGAAAGCGAAATTTGCCGGCCTGAGCGACCATCCGCTGGTGGGATTTACGAATAGCTCCGGCTTTGTGGCTGGCCTGAACCTGGTACGCAAAAAAGCGGCCAACGTGCACGAATGCGAGCTGTTCGAACCATCGCAGGGCGTGGGCATGATCTGCCGCGGCCACATGTTCAGCAATGGCATGATCATGCGCGCCGTGGGGGACCGCATGATCATCGCGCCGCCCCTGATCATGAGCTGCGAGCAGATTGACGAGATGATCGCCAAGATCCGCTTCTGCCTCGACGCCACGCTGGCCGATCTGCGCCAGCGCGGCTGGGTGTGA
- a CDS encoding ABC transporter ATP-binding protein, whose amino-acid sequence MNTIAIDKLSASHGARPALHDICLSFIPGEVTVIAGPNGCGKSTLLRCLARLHRPDAGTIRIGSKNVWSLPGRDSARLIAMLPQAPVTPEGITVSALVRYGRHPHQGLLRQWSADDERAVQQAMRDTGTSALAARPLSQLSGGQRQRCWLAMALAQETPVLLLDEPTSMLDLGHQVEVLDLVRQLARAGRTVVMVLHDLGAAARYGDTLVAMRGGRVAASGRPGSVVTAALVRDLYGIEADILAAPHDGAPLVVPVARQPRLYAVNQA is encoded by the coding sequence TTGAATACCATCGCTATCGACAAACTCAGTGCCAGCCACGGCGCACGCCCGGCGCTGCACGATATTTGCCTGAGCTTCATCCCGGGCGAAGTGACCGTGATCGCCGGCCCCAATGGCTGCGGCAAGTCCACCTTGCTGCGCTGTCTGGCACGGCTGCACCGGCCGGATGCGGGAACCATCCGGATCGGGAGCAAGAACGTCTGGTCCCTGCCGGGTCGCGACAGCGCGCGCCTGATCGCCATGCTGCCGCAGGCGCCCGTGACACCGGAAGGCATTACCGTTTCCGCCCTGGTGCGCTACGGACGGCATCCGCACCAGGGGCTGCTGCGCCAGTGGTCGGCGGACGACGAACGCGCGGTGCAGCAGGCCATGCGCGATACCGGCACCAGCGCCCTGGCGGCAAGGCCACTGAGCCAACTCTCGGGCGGGCAGCGCCAGCGCTGCTGGCTGGCCATGGCGCTGGCGCAGGAGACGCCGGTACTGCTGCTGGACGAACCAACCAGCATGCTGGATTTGGGGCACCAGGTGGAAGTGCTGGACCTGGTGCGGCAACTGGCGCGCGCCGGACGCACCGTCGTCATGGTGCTGCACGATCTTGGCGCGGCGGCACGCTACGGCGACACGCTGGTGGCCATGCGCGGCGGACGGGTGGCCGCCAGCGGCCGCCCGGGCTCCGTCGTGACGGCGGCCCTGGTGCGCGATCTGTATGGAATCGAGGCCGACATTCTGGCGGCGCCACATGATGGCGCGCCGCTGGTAGTGCCGGTGGCGCGCCAGCCGCGCCTGTACGCCGTCAACCAGGCCTGA
- a CDS encoding sodium:solute symporter family protein: protein MNYTLITAVVLYLLATLALGLWAGRRIKNTADFAVAGRSLPLIMVVTTTFATWFGAETVMGIPAKFVQGGMNAIVEDPFGAGTCLILVGMFFAARLYKLNLLTIGDYYRKRYGKGIEVFCSIAIILSYLGWVAAQITALGLVFTVLTGGAMSETAGMVIGTLSVLIYVVVGGFLAIAITDFIQMIVLVLGLSLIAVFAADLAGGPAQVMAFAGQRDLWNFLPPPTFKEIAFFLGAALTMMLGSIPQQDVFQRVMSAKDAPTARTGAIIGGASYIMFAFVPMFIVLCAVMVLGEAGMAMAENDHQRLLPTFVMTKMPLIMQILFFGALLSAIKSTSSATLLAPSTSFVENILKHLRPGMTDRQQLFAVRCSIVVFAAMVLAYAISMQGTSIYDLVSGAYQVPLVAAFVPLVMGLYWKRATTQGAIMSILLGISVWLIHLPQISTLGEQFPGQLAGLIAAFIGMLAGSLAPQLLQDRKEA from the coding sequence ATGAATTACACCCTGATCACCGCCGTGGTGCTCTATCTGCTTGCCACGCTTGCACTTGGTTTGTGGGCCGGGCGGCGCATCAAGAATACGGCCGATTTTGCCGTCGCCGGCCGCAGCCTGCCGCTGATCATGGTGGTGACCACCACCTTCGCCACCTGGTTCGGTGCCGAAACGGTCATGGGCATTCCCGCCAAATTCGTCCAGGGCGGCATGAACGCCATTGTCGAAGACCCCTTCGGCGCCGGTACCTGCCTGATCCTGGTCGGCATGTTCTTTGCCGCCCGCCTGTACAAACTCAATCTGCTCACCATTGGCGACTATTATCGCAAGCGCTACGGCAAAGGCATCGAGGTATTCTGTTCAATTGCCATCATCCTGTCCTACCTTGGCTGGGTGGCCGCGCAAATCACTGCCCTGGGCCTGGTGTTTACGGTGCTGACCGGAGGCGCCATGTCGGAAACGGCCGGGATGGTCATCGGCACCCTCTCCGTGCTGATCTACGTGGTGGTCGGCGGCTTCCTGGCCATTGCCATTACTGACTTCATCCAGATGATCGTGCTGGTCCTGGGCCTGTCCCTCATTGCCGTCTTTGCCGCCGACCTGGCCGGCGGGCCGGCGCAGGTGATGGCCTTCGCCGGCCAGAGGGACTTGTGGAACTTCCTGCCGCCGCCCACCTTCAAGGAGATCGCCTTTTTCCTGGGCGCCGCCCTGACCATGATGTTGGGCAGCATTCCGCAGCAGGACGTCTTCCAGCGCGTGATGTCGGCCAAGGATGCGCCAACGGCCCGCACCGGCGCCATCATCGGCGGTGCCAGCTATATCATGTTCGCCTTCGTCCCCATGTTCATCGTCCTGTGCGCGGTCATGGTATTGGGCGAAGCCGGCATGGCGATGGCCGAAAACGACCATCAGCGCCTGCTGCCCACCTTTGTCATGACCAAAATGCCGCTGATTATGCAGATCCTGTTTTTCGGCGCCCTGCTTTCGGCCATCAAGAGCACCTCGTCGGCCACCCTGCTGGCCCCTTCGACCAGCTTTGTGGAGAACATCCTCAAGCACCTGCGCCCCGGCATGACGGACCGTCAGCAACTGTTTGCGGTACGCTGCTCGATCGTGGTCTTCGCTGCCATGGTGCTGGCCTATGCCATCTCGATGCAGGGCACCTCCATCTACGACCTGGTGTCGGGCGCCTACCAGGTTCCCCTGGTAGCGGCGTTTGTACCCCTGGTCATGGGACTGTACTGGAAGCGCGCCACCACCCAGGGCGCCATCATGTCCATCTTGCTGGGCATCTCGGTGTGGCTGATCCACCTGCCTCAAATCTCGACACTGGGCGAACAATTCCCGGGCCAGCTCGCAGGCTTGATCGCCGCCTTTATCGGCATGCTCGCAGGCTCCCTGGCACCGCAGCTACTGCAAGACCGCAAGGAAGCCTAA